From the genome of Thermaerobacter marianensis DSM 12885:
CTGCGGTGGTCCCACCGCCACCACCCGGCCGCGGTCCATCACCACCACCCGCCCGGCGCGGGCGGCTTCCTCGAGGAAGTGGGTGATCAGGATCACCGTCATCCCCCGCTCCCGGTGCAGGCGGGTGACGGCCGCCAGCACGTCCGCCCGCCCCGCCGGGTCCAACATGGCCGTGGCCTCGTCCAGCACCAGACAGGCAGGCTCCATGGCCAGCATGCCCGCCAGCGCCACCCGCTGCTTCTGGCCGCCGGAGAGCCGGTGGGGCGGGTCGGCGCGCCGGTCCCAGAGATCCACCGCCTCGAGGGCCGCCCGCACCCGCCGGGCGATCTCCTCCCGGGGCAGCCCCAGGTTCTCGGGCCCGAAGGCCACGTCTTCCTCCACCGTGGGCGCCACCAGCTGGTTGTCCGGGTTCTGGAAGACCATGCCTACCAGGCGCCGGATCTCCCACCGGGCTGCGGGATCGGATGTGGACAGGCCGGCCACCCGTACCTCGCCGCGGGTGGGCAGCAGCAGGCCGTTGAGCAGCCGGGCGAGGGTGGACTTGCCCGAGCCGTTGGCGCCTACCACCGCCAAAAATTCACCCCGGCGCACCTCCAGGTCGATGCCCCGCAGGGCTTCGACGGCGTCGGGCTGGCCGGGGTGGTACACGAAGCTGGCTTGTCGGACCTGGATGAACACGTCCCCCGTCACGGCGCCGGGCCCTCCACCGCCGCGCCGGGCCGGGCCGCCGGGGCTCACACCAGCTCGAGCAACGCCATGGGCGCGCCGTCGCCACGGCGCGGCTCCAGCTTCAACACGCGGGTGTAGCCGCCGGCCCGGTCGCTGTAGCGCGGCCCGATGACGTCGAAAAGCTTCTTCAGCACCTGCTTGTCGTACAGCACCGCCGCCGCCTGGCGCCGGGCGTGCAGGTCGCCGCGCCGGGCCAGGGTGATCAGGTGCTCTGCCAGGCGCTGGGCCTCCCGAGCCCGCGTCTCCGTGGTCTCGATCCGCTCGTGGATGAAGAGCGACGTCACCAGGCTGCGCACCATGGCTTGGCGCTGGTCCGTCGGCCGGTTCAACCGCGATTTGTGGCCCATCCCGTTTCCCTCCTGCTGCCTGCCGCGGGGCCCAGGCCCGCGCCGGCGAGCGGCCCGAGGCCGGGCGCATCGCAGGATCCTGCGCGTCCGGGCGGCACCCGCGCCTCCGCCAGCCGGTCAGTCTTCCGGCTGCTTCAGCGAGAGCCCCAGGGCAGCCAGCTTCTCCTCGACTTCCTCCAGCGACTTCTTGCCCAGGTTGCGGACCCGCATCATGTCCTCCGGGGTCTTCTCCACCAGCTCCCCGATGGTGTTGATGCCTGCCCGCTTCAGGCAGTTGTACGAGCGGACGGACAGGTCCAGCTCGTCGATGCTCATCTCCAGCAGCTTGGCGCGGGCGTCGTCTTCCTTCTCCGCCGCGGTGCCGGCACCCCGGGTCTGGTCCGTCAGGGTGAGGAACAGCGCCAGGTGGTCGGTCAGGATGCGGGCCGCCTGGCTGGCCGCCTCGTCCGGCGCCACGGTGCCGTTGGTCCAGATCTCCAGGGTCAGGCGGTCGTAGTCGGTCACCTTGCCCACCCG
Proteins encoded in this window:
- a CDS encoding energy-coupling factor transporter ATPase, which encodes MTGDVFIQVRQASFVYHPGQPDAVEALRGIDLEVRRGEFLAVVGANGSGKSTLARLLNGLLLPTRGEVRVAGLSTSDPAARWEIRRLVGMVFQNPDNQLVAPTVEEDVAFGPENLGLPREEIARRVRAALEAVDLWDRRADPPHRLSGGQKQRVALAGMLAMEPACLVLDEATAMLDPAGRADVLAAVTRLHRERGMTVILITHFLEEAARAGRVVVMDRGRVVAVGPPQEVFARAGWLEAVGLVPPPMGRLAARLRRRGWNLPEGIVTVEQMVAALLGQDAAAGGGALAEAPQSPAVDAAGAGGG
- the rplQ gene encoding 50S ribosomal protein L17, with amino-acid sequence MGHKSRLNRPTDQRQAMVRSLVTSLFIHERIETTETRAREAQRLAEHLITLARRGDLHARRQAAAVLYDKQVLKKLFDVIGPRYSDRAGGYTRVLKLEPRRGDGAPMALLELV